From Rutidosis leptorrhynchoides isolate AG116_Rl617_1_P2 chromosome 3, CSIRO_AGI_Rlap_v1, whole genome shotgun sequence, a single genomic window includes:
- the LOC139896672 gene encoding zeta-carotene desaturase, chloroplastic/chromoplastic yields MAASSTSSTCFPATSAAGTRNSFPTTTHVLFVQSRRNRQFTRLKVQKSVVRSDLDTDVSDMRNNAPKGLFPPEPEHYRGPKLKVAIIGAGLAGMSTAVELLDQGHEVDIYESRTFIGGKVGSFVDKSGNHIEMGLHVFFGCYNNLFRLLKKVGAEKNLLVKDHTHTFVNRGGELGELDFRFPVGAPLHGINAFLTTNQLMPYDKARNAVALALSPVVRALVDPDGAMTQIRNLDNVSFSKWFMSRGGTRASIQRMWDPVAYALGFIDCDNISARCMLTIFSLFATKTEASLLRMLKGSPDVYLSGPIRDYIIAKGGRFHLRWGCREVLYEKSANGDTYVTGLAMSKATQKKIVKADAYIAACDVPGIKRLLPSNWRDWEFFDDIYKLVGVPVVTVQLRYDGWVTEMQDLERSRQLRKAAGLDNLLYTPDADFSCFADLALTSPEDYYIEGQGSLLQCVLTPGDPYMPLPNEEIISRVTKQVLALFPSSQGLEVTWSSVVKIGQSLYREGPGKDPFRPDQKTPVKNFFLAGSYTKQDYIDSMEGATLSGRQASAFVCDAGEELAALRKQIAAVESTDTVIVDELTLV; encoded by the exons ATGGCTGCATCATCAACATCTTCTACTTGTTTTCCGGCCACTTCTGCTGCCGGAACTCGTAATTCATTTCCAACGACTACTCATGTATTATTTGTACAGTCTCGCCGGAACCGGCAATTCACTCGATTGAAGGTTCAGAAATCGGTTGTTAGGTCGGATTTGGATACAGATGTCTCAGATATGAGAAATAATG CTCCAAAAGGATTATTTCCACCCGAACCGGAGCATTATAGGGGCCCCAAGTTAAAAGTGGCTATCATAGGTGCTGGGCTTGCGGGTATGTCAACTGCCGTGGAGCTTTTGGATCAAGGGCATGAG GTAGATATATACGAGTCAAGGACCTTCATTGGTGGAAAAGTAGGTTCATTTGTTGATAAAAGTGGAAACCACATTGAAATGGGACTACATGTTTTCTTCGGTTGCTACAATAATCTTTTTCGTCTTCTGAAGAAG GTTGGTGCCGAGAAGAACCTCCTTGTAAAGGATCATACTCACACTTTTGTCAACAGAGGAGGAGAACTTGGTG AACTTGATTTCCGTTTTCCAGTTGGAGCACCATTACATGGAATTAACGCATTTTTAACTACAAATCAGCTTATG CCGTATGATAAAGCCAGAAATGCGGTGGCTCTTGCTTTAAGTCCTGTTGTGCGGGCGCTTGTTGACCCAGATGGAGCAATGACACAAATAAGGAACTTGGATAAC GTTAGCTTCTCTAAATGGTTTATGTCTAGAGGTGGGACACGTGCGAGTATTCAGAGAATGTGGGACCCAGTTGCTTATGCTCTTGGATTTATTGACTGTGATAATATCAGCGCACGTTGTATGCTCACCATTTTCTCATTATTTGCCACCAAGACAGAGGCATCCTTGTTGCGTATGCTTAAGGGTTCTCCTGATGTTTATCTAAGTGGTCCTATCAGAGACTATATTATCGCAAAAGGGGGAAG GTTCCATTTGAGATGGGGTTGCCGGGAGGTTCTTTATGAGAAATCGGCTAATGGAGACACATATGTTACAGGACTTGCCATGTCTAAG GCTACACAAAAGAAAATTGTGAAGGCAGATGCATATATTGCAG CATGCGATGTTCCTGGTATTAAAAGACTTCTGCCATCTAATTGGAGGGATTGGGAATTTTTTGATGATATTTATAAGTTAGTTGGTGTTCCTGTTGTAACTGTGCAACTTCGATACGATGGCTGGGTAACAGAAATGCAGGATCTAGAACGATCTAG GCAATTAAGGAAAGCTGCAGGGCTGGACAATCTGTTGTATACCCCAGACGCAGATTTTTCTTGTTTTGCTGACTTGGCATTGACTTCACCAGAAGATTACTATATCGAAGGACAAGGCTCATTGCTCCA ATGTGTGCTGACTCCAGGGGACCCATACATGCCTTTACCAAATGAAGAAATAATAAGTCGGGTTACAAAACAG GTTTTGGCTTTGTTCCCATCTTCCCAAGGTCTGGAAGTCACTTGGTCATCGGTGGTCAAGATTGGTCAATCTTTGTATCGAGAGGGACCCGGTAAAGATCCATTTAGACCTGATCAGAAGACACCCGTGAAAAACTTCTTCCTCGCTGGTTCATATACAAAACAG GATTATATAGACAGCATGGAAGGGGCAACTTTATCAGGGCGACAAGCTTCGGCGTTTGTATGTGATGCGGGGGAAGAACTTGCAGCCTTAAGGAAACAAATTGCCGCTGTTGAATCCACAGACACGGTTATAGTCGATGAGCTTACCCTTGTTTAA